One genomic window of Methanosarcina acetivorans C2A includes the following:
- a CDS encoding DNA-directed RNA polymerase subunit L, giving the protein MELNILNKTNNELEVELRGETHTLLNLLKDLLIKDERVEAAFYDMKHVSISDPILYIKTDGTDPILVLKETAAIIIAQCDEFIDVFSKAANA; this is encoded by the coding sequence ATGGAACTGAACATTCTTAATAAAACAAATAACGAGCTTGAAGTCGAGCTTAGAGGCGAAACTCATACCCTTCTCAATCTTCTTAAGGACCTCCTGATTAAAGATGAAAGGGTTGAAGCGGCTTTCTATGACATGAAACACGTGAGCATCAGCGATCCTATCCTTTACATCAAAACCGATGGTACAGACCCGATTCTGGTCTTAAAGGAAACGGCAGCAATCATTATTGCTCAGTGTGATGAGTTCATCGATGTCTTCAGCAAGGCAGCAAATGCCTGA
- the pscS gene encoding O-phospho-L-seryl-tRNA:Cys-tRNA synthase, protein MTLDDSSLQKYGFIKRETLGSINIDPLQTGGLLTEAARQALVEWGDGYSVCDFCGGVLDQIKKPPIHDFVHKALPEFLGCDEARVTNGARESKFAVMHSMGKPGDWIVLDGLAHYSSYVAAERAGLNVKVVPHAGSPEYYLDPEGYGTAIEEVTKESGKPPVLALVTYPDGSYGNIPDAGKIASVCHEYEVPLLLNGAYCVGRMPVSAKEIGADFIVGSGHKSMAASGPVGVLGVSEEYAPIVFRKSVYSKVKEVELLGCTARGATVMTMIASFPEVVKRVRNWDQEVENARWFSARLEDMGFIQRGQKPHSHDLMFFEAPGFYEISQKIKKGRYFLYKELKERNIHGIKSGLTKYFKLSTFGLGKEKLGVVADSFEEILKKYENV, encoded by the coding sequence ATGACACTTGACGATTCATCTTTACAGAAGTATGGTTTCATAAAGCGAGAAACCCTCGGCAGCATAAATATCGACCCTCTGCAGACTGGCGGGCTTTTGACCGAGGCAGCCAGGCAGGCCCTTGTGGAATGGGGAGACGGTTACTCTGTCTGCGACTTCTGTGGTGGGGTTCTGGACCAGATTAAAAAACCCCCTATCCATGATTTCGTACATAAAGCTCTCCCTGAGTTTTTAGGCTGTGATGAGGCAAGGGTTACAAACGGGGCAAGAGAGTCCAAATTTGCGGTTATGCATTCCATGGGCAAGCCCGGGGACTGGATCGTGCTTGACGGGCTTGCCCATTACTCCTCTTATGTTGCAGCTGAGAGAGCCGGTCTGAATGTAAAAGTGGTACCACATGCAGGCAGTCCCGAATATTATCTTGACCCCGAAGGGTACGGGACCGCAATCGAAGAGGTCACAAAGGAAAGCGGAAAACCTCCGGTTCTTGCCCTTGTAACATATCCTGACGGGAGCTACGGAAACATCCCGGATGCAGGAAAGATCGCGTCCGTCTGCCATGAGTATGAAGTCCCTCTTCTCCTGAACGGGGCGTACTGTGTGGGAAGGATGCCCGTATCCGCAAAAGAAATCGGAGCTGACTTCATAGTGGGCAGCGGGCATAAGTCAATGGCAGCATCCGGACCTGTCGGAGTGCTCGGCGTAAGCGAAGAATATGCCCCAATCGTATTCAGGAAATCCGTATACAGCAAGGTAAAGGAAGTTGAACTTCTGGGCTGCACTGCCCGTGGGGCAACGGTTATGACCATGATTGCATCTTTTCCGGAAGTGGTAAAGCGCGTCAGGAACTGGGACCAGGAAGTCGAAAACGCCCGCTGGTTCTCTGCAAGGCTTGAGGACATGGGCTTTATCCAGCGCGGGCAGAAACCACATTCTCACGACCTTATGTTCTTTGAAGCTCCCGGCTTCTACGAGATTTCCCAGAAGATCAAGAAAGGCAGGTATTTCCTTTATAAAGAGCTCAAAGAAAGGAACATCCACGGCATCAAGTCCGGGCTTACCAAATATTTCAAGCTCAGCACTTTCGGGCTCGGAAAAGAAAAGCTCGGCGTTGTTGCGGACTCTTTTGAGGAGATCCTGAAAAAATACGAGAATGTTTAA
- a CDS encoding winged helix-turn-helix domain-containing protein: protein MDSDENARKKEEWLERMKREGKLTRNPTEDHKFGLKVLQNTTRREILISLGSERKSYEEIKEKFNLNDSMANFHLNMLEDALYIEKIEEEGKVFYAQTPRGEGYVENVEMKK from the coding sequence ATGGATTCAGATGAAAATGCAAGAAAAAAAGAAGAATGGCTCGAGCGAATGAAACGTGAAGGTAAACTGACGAGAAACCCGACCGAAGACCATAAATTCGGACTCAAGGTTCTTCAGAATACCACGAGAAGAGAGATCCTTATCTCGCTCGGAAGTGAGAGAAAATCCTATGAGGAGATAAAAGAAAAATTCAACCTGAACGACAGCATGGCAAATTTCCACCTCAACATGCTGGAAGATGCACTTTACATCGAAAAAATAGAAGAGGAAGGAAAAGTATTTTATGCCCAAACCCCGCGGGGAGAAGGGTATGTGGAAAACGTGGAAATGAAGAAGTAA
- a CDS encoding ferredoxin domain-containing protein produces the protein MKLNSELEAIETLAKIILTAARTAPKGKGIDDIVTCLLSPEEKTELASRMEELSEIKDLKFLLRDARNVRDADAVILIGLKASGVSSLDCGACGFETCKEMLEHEKVQKEFLGPQCMIKYLDLGIAVGSAAAKAKDLCIDNRIMYSAGAAACYFEMIDADVAMGIPLSVTGKNVFFDRKSTRKP, from the coding sequence ATGAAACTGAACTCTGAACTCGAAGCAATCGAAACGCTTGCAAAAATCATTCTTACCGCAGCCCGGACTGCCCCCAAAGGCAAAGGGATTGATGATATTGTGACCTGCCTCCTCTCACCTGAAGAAAAAACCGAACTTGCCTCCAGGATGGAAGAATTAAGCGAGATCAAAGACCTTAAATTCCTGCTCCGGGACGCCCGGAATGTCAGGGACGCCGATGCCGTCATCCTGATCGGGCTAAAAGCTTCGGGTGTGAGCAGCCTGGACTGCGGAGCCTGCGGTTTTGAAACCTGTAAAGAGATGCTTGAGCATGAAAAGGTGCAGAAAGAGTTTCTGGGCCCCCAGTGCATGATCAAGTACCTGGACCTCGGGATTGCCGTGGGCTCAGCTGCCGCAAAAGCAAAAGATCTCTGCATCGATAACAGGATAATGTATTCTGCAGGGGCTGCAGCCTGTTATTTTGAGATGATCGATGCGGATGTGGCCATGGGGATTCCGCTGAGCGTCACAGGGAAAAATGTCTTTTTTGACAGGAAGTCTACGAGAAAGCCCTGA
- the lysA gene encoding diaminopimelate decarboxylase — protein sequence MVSKDLPFTKEEILKITEKYPTPFHIYDEKAIRENARRMKSAFKDVPGFKEFFAVKALPNPFILKILKEEGFGADCSSLPELILAEKAGMTGDDIMFSSNDTPAEEFAKAKELGGFINLDDISHIHYLEKAAGLPEIVCFRYNPGPLKEGNAIIGKPEEAKYGFTREQMFEGYRVLRDKGVKRFGMHTMVASNELNSDYFVETARILFELIVEISKELGIQFEFVNLGGGIGIPYRPEQEPVSLEAVAKGVKEAYNATITANGLAPLKVYLECGRIITGPYGYLVSQVRHLKSTYKDYVGMDSCMSNLMRPGMYGAYHHITVLGKENKPPVHKYDVTGSLCENNDKFAIDRMLPEVEVGDILVIHDTGAHGHAMGFNYNGKLRSAELLLREDGSVVQIRRAETIEDYFATLDFEQLKSFR from the coding sequence ATGGTTTCAAAGGACCTTCCCTTCACAAAAGAAGAAATACTGAAAATAACGGAAAAATATCCCACTCCCTTTCATATTTATGATGAGAAAGCCATCAGGGAAAACGCCAGAAGAATGAAATCAGCCTTCAAAGACGTCCCCGGCTTTAAGGAATTTTTTGCTGTAAAAGCCCTACCCAACCCTTTCATTCTAAAAATCCTCAAAGAGGAAGGCTTCGGGGCGGACTGCAGTTCCCTGCCGGAACTGATCCTTGCGGAAAAAGCAGGGATGACCGGCGACGATATTATGTTCAGTTCCAATGATACGCCAGCTGAAGAGTTTGCAAAAGCAAAAGAGCTTGGCGGCTTTATCAACCTTGACGACATCAGCCACATCCACTACCTGGAAAAGGCTGCAGGGCTTCCGGAAATCGTCTGCTTCAGGTACAACCCCGGCCCTCTCAAGGAAGGAAACGCAATCATCGGAAAACCCGAAGAGGCAAAATACGGTTTTACGCGGGAACAGATGTTTGAAGGGTACAGAGTCCTCAGGGACAAAGGTGTAAAGCGCTTCGGGATGCACACAATGGTTGCTTCGAACGAACTTAACTCCGACTACTTCGTCGAAACCGCGAGGATTCTCTTCGAACTCATTGTGGAAATCTCAAAGGAACTTGGAATCCAGTTCGAATTCGTAAACCTGGGAGGTGGAATAGGCATCCCCTACAGGCCCGAACAGGAGCCGGTATCCCTCGAAGCTGTAGCAAAAGGCGTAAAAGAAGCTTACAATGCTACCATAACAGCTAACGGGCTTGCTCCCCTCAAGGTCTACCTTGAATGCGGAAGGATCATCACAGGCCCCTACGGTTACCTTGTCTCACAGGTCCGGCATCTGAAAAGCACGTACAAGGACTATGTGGGCATGGACTCCTGCATGTCAAACCTGATGCGGCCGGGTATGTACGGGGCATACCACCATATAACCGTCCTCGGGAAAGAAAACAAGCCCCCTGTCCATAAATACGACGTAACCGGCTCCCTCTGCGAAAACAATGACAAGTTCGCAATCGACCGGATGCTCCCTGAAGTAGAAGTAGGAGACATCCTGGTGATCCACGACACCGGAGCCCACGGACATGCCATGGGATTCAACTACAACGGAAAACTTCGCTCTGCCGAACTACTGCTGAGAGAAGACGGAAGCGTTGTGCAGATCCGCAGGGCAGAGACCATCGAGGACTACTTTGCAACCCTTGATTTTGAGCAGTTGAAAAGTTTCAGATGA
- the polX gene encoding DNA polymerase/3'-5' exonuclease PolX: protein MRNREIAELLYETADIMEFQQIEWKPRAYRRAAQNIENLGEDIEKVYEKKGKKGLTEIPGIGEAIADHIAEYLETGKVKKFEDLKGKAPSGTTELMEIRGLGAKKTKRLADELKVKTIPDLKAAVNAHRIRRLEGFGEISEENIARSLRNYEKSHSRMALGKVLPLAEEIISALKTTLKTELGSKTPEIDFSKLIYTGSLRRLKETIGDIDILAEAEGEQVGKVMNAFVSLPAVGQVVSKGNTRSSVILKEGLEVDLRVVPPESYGAALQYFTGSKEHNIELRNIAQREGYKLSEYGLYEKASGKQVAGKSEEEVYRKLGLEYIVPELRENRGEIKAAIKKILPKLIEAKDLKGDFHLHTDYSEGRASLETMVKKAETMGYEYIAVTDHSRSQRIAHGMEIDTLKAQWEEIKKLSKRFKIKILRGSEVEVLKDGSLDYPDEILKELDIVVGAVNSGFSSSEREMTGRIVTALENRHLDILAHPSGRLLGKREAYAVNFGTVFETAAANGKVMEINSQPSRLDLNDELILRAKEYGLKFCISTDSHSMSDLASMRYGLGQARRGWLEKEDVVNTYPYSRLKEVFKKLRD, encoded by the coding sequence TTGAGAAACCGCGAGATTGCCGAATTGTTATACGAAACTGCTGACATTATGGAGTTCCAGCAGATAGAGTGGAAACCGCGAGCCTACAGGAGGGCAGCTCAGAATATCGAAAACCTCGGAGAGGACATCGAGAAAGTCTATGAGAAGAAGGGGAAAAAAGGACTGACAGAAATTCCGGGGATTGGGGAAGCCATTGCTGACCATATAGCCGAATACCTCGAAACCGGAAAGGTTAAAAAATTCGAAGACCTGAAAGGGAAAGCCCCTTCAGGCACCACCGAGCTTATGGAGATCAGAGGGCTTGGAGCAAAAAAGACAAAAAGGCTTGCTGATGAGCTCAAAGTAAAAACTATTCCGGACCTGAAAGCTGCGGTTAATGCGCACAGGATCAGGAGGCTTGAAGGCTTCGGGGAGATAAGTGAAGAAAATATTGCCCGATCACTTAGAAATTACGAAAAAAGCCACTCCAGAATGGCGCTTGGAAAGGTACTCCCACTTGCCGAAGAGATTATATCTGCCCTCAAAACTACCCTGAAAACCGAACTCGGGAGCAAAACCCCGGAAATCGACTTCTCAAAGCTCATCTACACAGGTTCCCTGCGCAGACTGAAAGAGACGATAGGGGATATCGATATCCTTGCAGAAGCAGAAGGAGAACAGGTGGGGAAGGTAATGAATGCCTTTGTTTCCCTCCCTGCTGTTGGACAGGTAGTCTCAAAAGGTAACACAAGAAGCAGCGTGATCCTCAAAGAAGGACTGGAAGTGGACCTGAGGGTTGTTCCTCCTGAAAGTTACGGGGCTGCGCTTCAGTATTTCACGGGTTCAAAGGAGCACAACATAGAACTCCGGAATATTGCCCAAAGAGAGGGTTACAAGCTTTCAGAATATGGACTGTACGAAAAAGCTTCGGGAAAACAGGTTGCAGGAAAAAGTGAGGAAGAAGTCTACAGGAAACTGGGACTTGAATACATCGTACCCGAACTCCGAGAAAACCGGGGAGAGATTAAGGCTGCAATAAAAAAAATCCTTCCAAAACTTATAGAAGCAAAAGACCTCAAAGGAGACTTCCATCTGCATACGGACTACAGCGAAGGAAGGGCCAGCCTTGAGACAATGGTGAAAAAAGCCGAAACTATGGGGTACGAATATATTGCCGTTACAGACCATTCGCGCTCCCAGAGAATTGCACACGGAATGGAAATCGATACTCTGAAAGCACAGTGGGAAGAGATCAAAAAACTGTCAAAACGCTTCAAAATAAAAATCCTCCGAGGTTCCGAGGTCGAGGTTCTTAAAGACGGGAGCCTTGACTACCCGGATGAAATCCTTAAAGAGCTCGATATCGTGGTCGGAGCCGTGAACTCAGGTTTTTCCTCTTCGGAAAGAGAGATGACAGGAAGAATTGTCACCGCTCTTGAAAACAGGCACCTTGACATACTTGCCCACCCTTCAGGCAGGCTGCTCGGGAAAAGGGAGGCTTATGCGGTTAATTTCGGAACGGTCTTTGAGACGGCAGCGGCAAACGGGAAGGTAATGGAGATCAATAGCCAGCCCTCAAGGCTGGACCTTAACGACGAGCTTATCCTTAGGGCAAAAGAGTATGGGCTGAAATTCTGTATTTCAACAGACAGCCATTCCATGTCGGACCTTGCTTCCATGCGCTACGGGCTTGGGCAAGCGAGGAGGGGCTGGCTTGAAAAAGAAGATGTTGTGAATACCTACCCATACTCCAGGCTCAAGGAAGTTTTCAAAAAACTCCGGGATTGA
- a CDS encoding ATP-dependent DNA ligase → MVRFKELAELFEELERITSHKEIVRKLAGFFGGLKGDEVKDSAYLFLGSIGPAFENTTLGIKDRLVTRAIAGAYGVSEEEVKKRYARAGDLGDVAFELSKKREASLTIEEVFKRLRQIKEASGKGSQEKKTGLLSDILQKATPEEGKYIIRIVLGRLRLGFGDQFLLEAFSIAFTGDKKHAGKIKESYSVCTDIGELAQTLAEHGAGAPGYFSIKPGRPVKSMLAQRVESFEELEERIKGKKAAEEKYDGERVQIHKAGDEIKAFSRRLEDITAQYPDIIEAVRESISADTIVLDGEIVAYAELEKENTRIEEFYPFQNLMQRRRKYEVEKYREKCPVAVFFFDILYLNGESLLKKTYPERRALLEEHVNGSGIVHLTRRTVTENIEELEDFFNETVEKGLEGIVAKSMSSNSVYEAGKRSWLWLKWKQEYSEGMRETFDLVVVGSYYGKGKRKGSFGALLCAVLNEEEQQFETFTKVGTGFTEADAEEINSLLSAHTVSEAPKNVIIKKGMLPDIFIEPAVVIEVLGSEITNSPGHTAGEGEEETGLALRFPRFLRIRYDRAPFDATTVREIRDLKEGI, encoded by the coding sequence ATGGTGCGGTTTAAGGAGCTTGCCGAGCTTTTTGAGGAGCTCGAACGGATCACGTCCCATAAGGAAATCGTAAGGAAGCTTGCAGGATTTTTTGGGGGACTTAAAGGGGACGAGGTAAAGGATAGTGCCTATCTTTTTCTTGGGAGCATAGGCCCTGCCTTTGAGAACACAACTTTAGGGATAAAAGATAGGCTTGTTACAAGAGCCATCGCAGGAGCCTATGGAGTTTCCGAAGAAGAGGTCAAAAAGCGATATGCAAGGGCAGGAGACCTCGGAGATGTAGCTTTTGAGCTGAGTAAAAAAAGAGAAGCTTCACTGACAATTGAAGAAGTTTTCAAAAGGCTGAGACAGATAAAAGAAGCCTCAGGGAAAGGAAGCCAGGAGAAGAAGACCGGGCTTCTTTCGGATATCCTGCAGAAGGCCACACCTGAAGAAGGGAAATACATAATAAGGATTGTACTCGGGAGGCTCAGGCTGGGATTTGGAGACCAGTTTTTACTCGAAGCCTTTTCAATTGCCTTTACGGGAGATAAAAAGCATGCAGGAAAAATAAAAGAAAGCTACAGTGTCTGCACGGACATCGGAGAACTTGCACAAACCCTTGCAGAGCATGGAGCCGGGGCTCCAGGGTATTTCTCCATAAAACCGGGAAGACCTGTGAAATCAATGCTTGCTCAGCGTGTTGAAAGCTTTGAAGAGCTTGAAGAAAGGATTAAAGGGAAAAAAGCAGCCGAGGAGAAATACGACGGTGAGAGGGTGCAGATCCACAAAGCCGGAGACGAGATTAAAGCTTTTTCCCGCAGGCTTGAAGACATCACTGCCCAGTACCCGGACATTATAGAAGCTGTAAGGGAAAGTATCTCTGCGGACACAATCGTGCTTGACGGGGAAATCGTTGCATATGCCGAACTGGAAAAAGAGAATACCCGGATAGAAGAGTTCTACCCGTTTCAAAACCTGATGCAGAGGCGTAGAAAATACGAGGTTGAAAAGTACAGGGAAAAATGCCCCGTTGCGGTATTCTTTTTTGATATCCTTTACCTCAACGGAGAATCCCTTCTGAAGAAAACCTACCCTGAAAGAAGAGCTCTCCTCGAAGAGCATGTTAACGGGTCAGGAATAGTGCACCTCACCAGAAGAACTGTTACGGAAAATATAGAGGAGCTTGAGGACTTTTTTAACGAAACTGTCGAAAAGGGGCTGGAAGGAATTGTGGCCAAATCCATGAGCAGCAACTCTGTCTACGAAGCCGGGAAAAGGAGCTGGCTCTGGCTCAAATGGAAACAGGAATACTCCGAAGGCATGAGAGAAACCTTTGACCTTGTGGTTGTAGGGAGCTATTACGGAAAAGGGAAAAGGAAAGGCTCCTTTGGGGCACTCTTATGTGCAGTCCTGAACGAAGAGGAACAGCAATTTGAAACCTTCACAAAAGTAGGTACGGGTTTTACTGAAGCGGATGCTGAAGAAATCAACAGCCTGCTTTCAGCCCACACGGTAAGTGAAGCTCCAAAGAATGTCATCATAAAAAAAGGGATGCTTCCTGATATCTTCATAGAACCGGCAGTTGTTATTGAAGTCCTCGGCTCGGAGATCACAAACAGCCCGGGGCATACTGCGGGAGAAGGGGAAGAAGAAACAGGGCTTGCACTGCGTTTTCCCCGCTTTTTGCGTATAAGGTATGACAGAGCGCCCTTTGATGCCACGACGGTCAGGGAAATAAGGGATTTGAAGGAAGGAATTTGA
- a CDS encoding inositol polyphosphate kinase family protein, which yields MGAKSGSVGEQSLNLILMAGHAENFRKIDEGRKIAKRTNQKEYEIYASQGELREIIPAVERTRKDNQEVSDMGENAVIMKNLFYGIQAQSLVALDIKIGKSTASRAQLLESGEKSRAGAFFKEVKMKLYDSYTKSSTRGWRFIPVNDGNRAKVGRNSEIFLRKQLDRINVDKDPVLRSIICQLDLIKKKMEQSQKTFIASSILIVIDLQHPEDVRAKLIDLAHPIDVNNKLFQKYKENFNEGINALIAFFKSCAAE from the coding sequence ATGGGAGCAAAGTCTGGATCTGTTGGGGAACAGTCCTTAAATCTCATTCTAATGGCAGGACATGCTGAAAATTTTCGAAAAATCGATGAGGGCAGGAAAATAGCAAAGAGGACAAATCAAAAAGAATATGAGATTTATGCCAGTCAAGGTGAGCTTCGAGAGATTATACCTGCTGTAGAGCGAACACGTAAGGATAATCAAGAAGTAAGTGATATGGGCGAGAATGCTGTAATAATGAAGAACTTGTTTTACGGTATCCAGGCGCAATCACTTGTGGCTCTGGATATAAAAATAGGGAAAAGTACAGCTTCGAGAGCTCAACTCTTGGAGTCCGGGGAAAAAAGTCGAGCTGGGGCTTTTTTTAAAGAAGTAAAGATGAAGCTTTATGACAGTTACACTAAATCTTCTACTCGAGGATGGCGTTTTATTCCCGTAAATGATGGAAATAGGGCAAAAGTAGGTCGAAATTCCGAGATATTCCTGAGGAAACAACTTGATAGAATAAATGTGGATAAAGATCCCGTGTTAAGAAGTATTATATGTCAACTTGATTTGATTAAAAAGAAAATGGAGCAAAGTCAAAAAACATTTATCGCATCTAGTATCCTGATTGTAATCGATCTTCAGCATCCAGAGGATGTACGTGCAAAATTGATTGATTTAGCGCATCCCATCGATGTGAATAATAAACTGTTCCAAAAATATAAAGAAAATTTTAATGAAGGAATAAATGCACTTATTGCTTTTTTTAAAAGTTGTGCCGCCGAATAA
- a CDS encoding GyrI-like domain-containing protein has product MPAARVVSVIYRGPYPGVEAVYNRVFSYLEENNLETFGPSRELYFSDPAEVPEEELTTETQIQVRER; this is encoded by the coding sequence ATGCCTGCCGCAAGAGTAGTTTCTGTTATCTATCGGGGTCCGTATCCCGGAGTTGAAGCCGTTTACAACCGGGTCTTCTCATATCTCGAAGAAAATAATCTGGAAACTTTCGGTCCCAGCAGGGAACTTTACTTCAGCGATCCTGCAGAAGTTCCTGAAGAGGAGCTTACGACTGAGACCCAGATTCAAGTTAGAGAGAGGTAA
- a CDS encoding methyltransferase family protein, which yields MVVFFLSAGRIDLPRAWFFFAIYFVSFLFNTVIFLRFNPEIIRARSETNWGKMKWWDKVFAVLYFVFLFSMFIVCGLDVGRLHLSSIGIGFLVVGVIIFVVGWAFAVWAMVENKFFETTVRVQMEREHRVVSTGPYAIIRHPGYAGMILFYGCSPFIIGSLYGLIPVILLAFAFVFRTYFEDRLLYEELTGYKEYTKKVKYRLLPFVW from the coding sequence ATGGTAGTGTTTTTTCTTTCAGCCGGGCGGATCGACCTGCCAAGGGCATGGTTTTTCTTTGCCATTTATTTTGTTTCGTTTCTCTTCAATACGGTAATTTTCCTCAGGTTCAACCCTGAGATCATAAGAGCACGGAGTGAAACTAATTGGGGAAAAATGAAGTGGTGGGATAAGGTGTTTGCAGTGCTCTATTTCGTGTTTCTTTTCTCAATGTTTATTGTTTGCGGGCTCGATGTAGGGAGATTACATCTTTCCAGCATCGGGATAGGGTTTTTAGTGGTAGGCGTGATAATTTTCGTTGTGGGCTGGGCATTTGCGGTATGGGCAATGGTTGAAAACAAGTTTTTTGAAACCACAGTCCGAGTTCAGATGGAAAGAGAGCACAGGGTTGTTTCCACGGGCCCTTATGCGATTATCCGGCATCCGGGTTATGCCGGAATGATTCTGTTTTACGGTTGCTCTCCGTTTATCATCGGTTCTCTCTACGGGCTGATCCCTGTAATATTACTTGCTTTTGCTTTTGTTTTTCGCACATATTTTGAAGACAGGCTGCTCTACGAGGAGCTTACAGGATACAAGGAATACACGAAAAAGGTAAAGTACCGCCTCTTGCCATTTGTCTGGTGA
- a CDS encoding PaaI family thioesterase: MEDLKRFFKKDKFAAHAGIELLEAAPGYAKATLEIEEKHLNALRAVQGGAIFTLADLAFAAASNAYGIAAVGINSNISFVKAATKGTLTAEAKETSINPKIATYTVNVTDDAGDLVAIFQGMVYRKKFTLDFSDI, translated from the coding sequence ATGGAAGACCTCAAACGTTTTTTTAAAAAAGATAAGTTTGCCGCACATGCAGGAATAGAACTGCTGGAAGCTGCTCCAGGCTATGCAAAAGCCACGCTGGAGATAGAAGAAAAACACCTTAATGCTTTAAGGGCAGTGCAGGGAGGCGCAATATTTACCCTTGCAGACCTTGCTTTTGCCGCAGCTTCAAATGCATACGGAATTGCTGCAGTTGGAATCAATTCAAACATCTCTTTTGTAAAAGCTGCAACAAAAGGGACTCTCACGGCCGAAGCAAAGGAAACTTCAATAAATCCTAAAATCGCCACATATACTGTGAACGTCACGGATGATGCAGGAGACCTCGTGGCAATATTTCAGGGAATGGTTTACAGGAAAAAATTTACACTTGATTTTTCGGATATTTAA
- a CDS encoding dienelactone hydrolase family protein: MDGRKRSELGVELLETNILGIKKETGDGFKTVMIETDRGRVECRYYAAEGASKAVIMVGGIGGGFDTPADGLYPRLCVDLLDSGISSLRIRFRYPTDLAEATMDVLVGIEFLKGEDISGFGLIGHSFGGAVVVQAAHNESAVKTIVILSTQSLGISPISNLAEGVSALLIHGDKDETLLSGSSVYAYFLAHEPKKLTIYEGAGHDLAEVSDEVYKEVKSWIEDYLK; encoded by the coding sequence ATGGATGGGAGGAAGAGATCCGAACTTGGGGTTGAATTGCTGGAAACCAATATACTGGGAATTAAAAAAGAAACCGGAGACGGATTTAAAACCGTTATGATCGAAACAGATCGTGGAAGGGTGGAATGCCGTTACTATGCGGCAGAAGGAGCGAGCAAAGCGGTGATTATGGTCGGAGGGATAGGAGGGGGTTTTGACACTCCTGCAGATGGTCTTTATCCCCGTTTGTGTGTGGATTTGCTGGATTCCGGAATAAGTTCGCTAAGGATCAGATTCAGGTATCCTACCGATCTGGCAGAAGCTACTATGGATGTGCTTGTAGGAATTGAATTTTTAAAAGGTGAGGACATTTCCGGGTTTGGGCTGATAGGCCATTCTTTTGGAGGTGCTGTGGTCGTTCAGGCTGCGCATAACGAGAGCGCTGTAAAAACCATAGTCATTCTTTCCACTCAGAGTCTCGGAATTAGCCCGATCTCCAATCTTGCCGAAGGGGTTTCAGCGCTCTTGATCCATGGGGATAAGGATGAAACACTGCTGTCAGGGAGTTCGGTATACGCATATTTTCTGGCTCATGAACCGAAGAAACTCACGATATACGAAGGGGCAGGGCATGATTTAGCAGAAGTATCAGATGAAGTGTATAAAGAAGTAAAGAGCTGGATTGAAGACTACTTAAAATGA
- a CDS encoding 4Fe-4S binding protein produces the protein MKKLRGGGMEDPLEFLRNIKSVAVATVDDGKPAVRMSDVMLVEHEKLYFLTARGKPYYRQLKKNPEIALVGMDKNYVMVRVRGRIEFVENIFLEKIFEINPVLDEIYPEDTKDILEVFCLSSGVGEMYDLSGIPPKRERFAFGGAKVAEPGYKITEKCTACGICKELCPSRAISKGEIYKIDGSICLECGRCAENCPYDAIEPPSGI, from the coding sequence ATGAAAAAACTAAGGGGTGGAGGTATGGAAGATCCGCTTGAATTCTTAAGAAACATCAAATCCGTTGCTGTTGCAACTGTGGATGATGGAAAACCGGCAGTCAGGATGAGCGATGTAATGCTGGTTGAGCATGAGAAACTCTATTTTCTCACGGCAAGGGGAAAACCCTATTACAGACAGTTAAAGAAAAATCCGGAAATAGCACTTGTCGGCATGGATAAAAACTACGTTATGGTCAGGGTCAGAGGAAGGATAGAATTCGTTGAAAACATTTTTCTGGAAAAAATATTTGAGATAAACCCGGTTCTTGACGAGATATACCCTGAAGATACAAAAGATATTCTGGAGGTATTTTGTTTATCCTCCGGAGTAGGGGAAATGTATGACTTATCCGGCATCCCTCCGAAACGTGAAAGATTCGCTTTCGGAGGGGCAAAAGTGGCAGAGCCGGGTTATAAAATTACAGAAAAGTGTACGGCCTGTGGGATATGTAAAGAATTATGCCCTTCAAGGGCTATCAGCAAAGGGGAAATCTATAAAATTGACGGGTCGATATGCCTGGAATGCGGGAGATGCGCAGAAAATTGTCCTTACGACGCAATCGAACCTCCATCGGGAATATAA